In the genome of Dermatophagoides farinae isolate YC_2012a chromosome 4, ASM2471394v1, whole genome shotgun sequence, the window TTACAAAAAATAGTATTATGCTATTTGTAAGCCATTGAAAGCGAATTATAAATGTACAAATCGTCGTGCTATTATGACAATATGTGGCTTATGGACCGTGGCCATTATTGCTACAATACCGATATTATTCGGTACTGAATTAGTCGATGCAATATATGTGGATGGTTCGATTGTGTCGGCTTGCATAACGAAAGCAAATACAACATGGCAACGACTTTATTTTATCGTATCGATTATCGGTTTTTTTGCCTTACCATTGGTCATATTGATCGTCGTTTATTGTATTATTACTAAACGTTTGGTTCGTGATGATCGACGTTTATTGATTGCatctattcattcaacacTTGCTACATCCGGTTCGATAATGGCTGATGGTAGTGATTGTAAAAAATTACGTTCCGGTTCATTACCACAACAATTtatacaacaatcatcattaagtaATGAATCTACGTGCGGCACTACAATcacaatgaatcaatcatcatcaatatggcATCATCCGGCCGCAATGTTTCTATTTCGTGGATCAATTGCATCATTAGGCGCGAATAGCCGTCGGGGTTCTACATCTGTACCTGTTGCTTCAAATCTgaatcaacagcaacaacaacaacaaccacgaCGAAATTCATCTGTAATTGCAGCACGTTCAGTAGCACGATCACGACGACAAGTGATTATAATGTTGGCCGCTGTGGtcatatgtttttttctttgtctaTTACCATTTCGGTTATTTACATTATGGTTAGTGTTGGTCACTGAGGAAGAGATTCGTGCCCTATCAATGGAACGTTTCTATCAATTGTTATATTTCTGTCGCGTAATGATTTATgtaaattcaatgttgaatccattattatatgCGGTTGTATCGAGTAAATTTCGTCGTGCATTTGTCGATACAATAAAGCAATTATTTAATAACTGTTGCTTTTGTGAtttttgtggttgttgttggtggtcatggtggtggtgtgcGTTGtggtgctgctgctgctgtttccATTCTGAAtctattgattcatcatcattggatacaattgaaaaacaacaagaacatcaacaatcaaatcaatcaaaatttcatcataatcatcatcatcattataatagaATAAATCGACGACAACCACAAAAACATCGAACAGCAACCGGTACTGTTAGTCAATTGCTTAATTTTAATCAACGTCGACAAAGACTTTTTCTTATGcgacaatcaacaacattgacaacaacaacaacaacaactacagcATCATCGTCGGTTGGTGATGGTTcattaaaacaaaatagtTCAATTCGTTCAACAGCAACTAATTGTTTTGTACCTGTCGATTCTAATGTTGCTAACGTTGCCATCATGCCACATCATCCTTTTTCAAACGTCATAATGAACAATTGTCAACAAATAGCACagaattcattcgattcaatacaatcatcaagaTCCGGCTCATCTAGTCAATATCAAAATCGTTCATgtgaaaattcatcatctgatGCAACTGGATCGGTAATAATAGTAGCAACAAAAAAGgaatcaccaccaccattttcatcatcatcatcatcacggctaatgaataaaatatattcatcagAACATACAGCCGAATATCGACGTAAACGAATGATGAAACGTTCTTCAAGAGTatcaataatcgatgatcaaccaatgaatcatcatcatcaacaacaacaaacgcaACAAATAGTAATGAATGGtactgatgataatgaaaaaatgcaGGAAACAATAAGCACCGAATCAACATCGATCATTGAagaaatattgaatgatCCAAAATTTGTTACATATGAATCCTATGTTTAAACCTATGCTggaaatcgagaaaaaaaatttccgttcgtttttctattttttttttttttttgttggaaaaaataatttatcatgACTACAATTATactttatatttatttattatcatatatttACACACAAATCTCATTTGGAATCatatttagaattttttgtttctctcaaaaatttttttttttggaattacaaattgatcaaaaaaaattactaaataaatatttgatcCATGATCTTGATGTCCAAAagtttgggtttttttttctttcctccGATCATTTCCATTAACatcatttaatcattttaGTCTTCTGATCTCCATACACATGCTAACTTGAACTTCGAAacagtttgaaaaaaaatgtcgtaGAACTTGTATTTCtattcagtgtgtgtgtgtgtgtatgaataaACCGATCTtactgcaaaaaaaaatacttgtCATACTTGTtgaacattgatttttttgtatatttgtATGATTGTGTGATTTTAAGAAATTTAcgatataatcataataattatatatatgaccatgtgaaaagaaaatgtttaGATTTCCATTTTACATACAAACTTTGAGATAGAAACACGcgattaaattgattatcagaaaaaaagtagcaaaatgaaatgccaaaaaaagcaaatattcagatcaaaaaaaaaaaaaaaaaaaacata includes:
- the LOC124500556 gene encoding uncharacterized protein LOC124500556, translating into MESSTTIKKVTNSEISWKFADNNNNNDDDDDDDGNNKPTTSNNRQFLISSSSSKSLSIIIVIIIIIIIVVNIARVNGNQNHTATNLSTTIIENSIDYDSNRNDSHSSMSQNSSSTMEFPHSLRIIASSVCAAVLMFGVVGNLFVPLVVCRQRDTLSNNSTNIFLINLSIADLLVLIVCTPTVLIELHSKPEIWTLGEFMCKTVPFVELVVAHGSVLTILAISFERYYAICKPLKANYKCTNRRAIMTICGLWTVAIIATIPILFGTELVDAIYVDGSIVSACITKANTTWQRLYFIVSIIGFFALPLVILIVVYCIITKRLVRDDRRLLIASIHSTLATSGSIMADGSDCKKLRSGSLPQQFIQQSSLSNESTCGTTITMNQSSSIWHHPAAMFLFRGSIASLGANSRRGSTSVPVASNLNQQQQQQQPRRNSSVIAARSVARSRRQVIIMLAAVVICFFLCLLPFRLFTLWLVLVTEEEIRALSMERFYQLLYFCRVMIYVNSMLNPLLYAVVSSKFRRAFVDTIKQLFNNCCFCDFCGCCWWSWWWCALWCCCCCFHSESIDSSSLDTIEKQQEHQQSNQSKFHHNHHHHYNRINRRQPQKHRTATGTVSQLLNFNQRRQRLFLMRQSTTLTTTTTTTTASSSVGDGSLKQNSSIRSTATNCFVPVDSNVANVAIMPHHPFSNVIMNNCQQIAQNSFDSIQSSRSGSSSQYQNRSCENSSSDATGSVIIVATKKESPPPFSSSSSSRLMNKIYSSEHTAEYRRKRMMKRSSRVSIIDDQPMNHHHQQQQTQQIVMNGTDDNEKMQETISTESTSIIEEILNDPKFVTYESYV